The Ostrea edulis chromosome 1, xbOstEdul1.1, whole genome shotgun sequence genomic sequence cacttcaaCCTGTGATTTTCTCAGTagttgaagaaaatcaaaatccttgctacaaatactctgtacaaTAAGAAgatcctcacttgaaaactgtgggaggagttcatGTACGCTCAATGTAATACTTCAAGTTCAACAACCAGTCAATTTCTCAAAAActgaaaaatatgaaatcctttccacatgcacatcttcaatacccatacaagcACTCTGTAAATTTAAGAAGATCCTAGCTTTAGAACCGAGAGGAGTGAGACAGACAAACCATGTACTCTCTGTATAATATTTCCTCACAACTGATAAAGTTCAACGACCTGAAATTTTCTCAAATTTGAAGAAAACGAAAATCCTTGTCAATGCAGATCTTCAATACCCACACAGTCTGTGAAGCAAGAAGGTCTTAACTTGACAACTGGGAGGAGTTTGACAAAccatgtaccctccatataacatcaAATTTCATATGCAGTGGAAAAACTCCTGCAATGGAGGTTGAAATACATCATAATAGCAACATGATGTAGAGTGATCCACTGCTACACAGAAAGTTTCAGCTTGGTCTGTGACAAgagaaatgaaaacagaaaagaaaaactCTGAACGGACATCCAGACATCGTTGTACCATTTTAAATATGTTCCCGTCAAAAGACATGCATATAAAACGTTCAGTACTGAGTTGATCCCTGTAAAGGACACTCTCTTATAGACTAGGCTCCAATAATCAAAGTCAAGGCTCTCATCTTGTATTTTTTAATAGCTATATATCAATATGTTAaacacaaacaaaaaatatgaaatgtacatatttcaGTGACTTAAACTATAAATTCAGTTGAACAatgataatttatatatttaacaaGAAATATCAGAAGACGATGTAGCTCGCCGGGAAGCATGAATCTACATACCCTAACCTCCttagttcaaaagatatagcaaAGGTTCAAGTTTGGAAAAGTAGGTCACAATctaaggtcactaggtcaagtcttggtaccaaatgaaaggCCTGGTCATAGGGAatctatatatgaaatatgaaaggccTATCCTCACTTTGTTCGAAAGATAGAGCTAAGGTTAAATTTTTCCCTTAAAATAGTTCTCCAGACATTTCCAGCGAGCTAAAAACAACCACAGGGCCTTGAGCACTATCAagttatgaaaaatatatttatatatcacagAAAATATCACTATtgtgaaaggaaaaaaaaaaactggcaCATTAAGTGTGTAAAactaaaatttaaacattttttcaatgaaaactaAAACttcatgaacatacatgtacaaagacAGCATTGTATCATAGCATCTCTTGCATTcatttataaacttttcaaataatccCAGGACATTCATGGACTGCAGATAATTCTAATTGCATTTCTATAGCACATATCCTACTATAACATTTCATAAGccaaatatcttttaaaaaagcACATCATGATAAATCACTTACGGTATGCTCAAGAGGCATCTAAAATCTGCTGCTCATGATacattaaataaatgacaatatttgaCTTTGCAGACAAAAATCTGcatataaaacttcaaattcttTGTACACAGACAGCCAAAAATCTTCGACTAAAATCATTAAACAAACAGCTTTCTGTCTAATCAGTCATATCATTTGTTGACATATTCACAATACTGATTTGTATTTACAAGCAAACATGATCCATGTTGCAAGGGCATTTTCGGGATAGGGGTAAACTTTCACTCTGATGCCAAGGCGAACATGGTCCCCTCTACAGTTGATGATTTCTTCACACACTGGAGACCTTCATTAAAAAAGTGTAAAGTTTAGAattaattaatcattaattatgtctaccaattttttttatcagtaatTAATTCTATTCTGTTTcacgatattttatttcttgacAAATCCGGAGGGGATCCgcattagaataggtcctcagtaccccttgcttgtcacaAGTTCGGATGATACCACAAAAACTGaagccccatgtcacagcaggtgaggcacgataaagatccctccctgctcaatggccgtaagcactgAACAtcagcctaaattttgcagctcttcactggcaatgttgacatttccatatgagggaaagattcttgagagcgacattaaacaatatacaatcaaccaatttCTTGATTTTAAAGTGACAAAATTTCTATACACATGAACAgtgtattacaatgtatataaagtgCACTTCTACAAGTAGATCGAAACATGAAATAATCAATATGTCTTACTTAAGACAAGTAGCAAAAGCCCGTCTGGCATTCCTGTGAGAGAATTGGATGGGGTAACCCTTAAATGTGTGGCCATCAGGTACTGCCTGCTTTATGGAGTCTTGAAATTCTTCATTTCCTGATGAGATCCCTGTTTTAAAGACATATTTCATTTGAGAAAATTCAATGCTATAATTTcattagggctgttccagaaatgatcaaatgggggggtcgggcggcaaacgatatttttttgtgtgggtggtcgtattttttcatattttaattggtccgtggttggactgttaaaaaaatgtttattatgggtagtgggtagtttctattgttttattttgtgccacgtgggtgttgagttttcagaatatttttattgtcgctcttgtcgtgttggttacaaaacgtcggagggaaaattgaaaacgtgctttcgaaatgctgctttcgaaatcggaaatcggaagtaacatagaactattcgagttgtcgctctttgcagcgcataactttccattacggcactcttcaaattagaggtgcgtttagtagggtccctttggacgtgatgacggcgaactctgttctatagattattacagtttacagtgcatcgattttgggaatattttgaaaccaataggtattccgttttctaataaaaataggcaaaccttagttgatttatacgagggtaccgatgcgttatatttatcagtcggtgtgatggtgatatagaggcctccgggcgcaggctccattagaagacgaacgattcgtggaaaaacatatccatacccatttcatgataatagcatcgtttggactcccaatctttccaacattcccgccatagatgcctttgattgttgatgtgacatcgtttcttcagaactactgtgatacaatgtcgcacaggcattaccgcgtcattgactagaatatttgtcccgaaaacctcgcgagatttgtaccgttttcatttttaaaaatatttttgtggtgggtctggttagttttttttttattagatgggtcattgtaaaatgagtttattaatttgatgggtcatggggtaattttttatttttttttatgggtgcttggtatatacaaaaggtgcctcccgacccccccatgtatttatttctggaatagcccttagtaTACTTGGAGAAATGAAAAACCAGGAAGGTTGCACATATAATAGCATTGTTCATATTTACAGCACAGGTGCTTGAGTCTTGCTATTTGAATAACAGACTTatttacaaatgtacaatgtatatgtgtgcactatataaatatcaagactCAAGAGCATCTGtgacatttaagaaataaatttcaattctgaaaatacatgagggcatgaactgccaCACTTCACAGCAGCATACTTTATGAATAATATGCCggtgtgaagcgttgcagttcataccctcatatattttcaaaattgaagtgtatttcttatatttacattcaactttcaattctgtcagaattcccagcagTAAAATAGACAGACAATATCTATCAAGACTCATAAACACATTGCTCACAactgcatcacattcatgaggaaacgACGATCATTtaatacaatttgtaaagatatcgatagcaaaacattggaaatgtaaatattcatccATATCATCAACTCTGATATCTTACTAACACACCTGTGACTCTTTCCAATTCATATGCTGCTAATGCTGGAGTTAAAAGATAACTCAGTTGATCATCAAAGTTGGTAGTCAACCCCAAATcctgaaaaaaaatttcaatatccAATAAAATTTGTTCTATTACATTCTACTAACACTACAAATGACAGAAGATAGTATTTTACAGTTCTAACTCATTCTGCCATGAAAGATTTGCATTATTGTACAATAAAATCGTAAGCAACTCAAAGCTATCTATTCTACATGATCTAACATAGGCATACTTAATTTAACTTAATTAAAGTTTTTTGTAATTGGACATGTTGGATCTGAAACACTATTTGGCATAATCATGATTTAGCACTTGTTTTGTGTTCGATAAGGGATAAATAATGGATAATTTCATATTCTAATACATCCATAAATTAGAAACAGATTTTCAATTCCAAGGTTGCAGGGACCTCCTCCCCCCTCAAAAATATACTTGATTGTAACATAATATAAAGtgtaaaatcataaaaaagtgTAAAGTAAAATAGATCTGATTGAGAAAACTCCACTTTTCACaataatattgtaacactaCATCCATTATATTACAGtgttaaattttacaatatatttaccCTTCTGTGTTCATACACCATGACTCGTAACTGTTGCTCCAGGTCGTTACTGACTAGGGATGGATCCAGACTGGAGGAACAAAGCGGCGGCATTGTGGGCCAGGTGGGTGACACCCCCGGCCCACACACTGACAGGATAGCATCTTGAGACATTGACTTCCAGTCTGCCTCATTGCTAAGGTTGAATTTGCAAACCTCCACTGAGTCAGATGGCTACAAAATCGATATGAGAAACACCATGatttcatgaatgaaaaattaacttcttttttattttaacctgattatcaaatcatttaggtacatgtacattggcaATGGGTGGTGAGTCAGTTTTCTATGTTCTGATAATtaatactattttttttatctgcatCTGAAATTTGTATAAGTCAAATGCAGTAAAATAAATAGACAAAACTTCAAGTCcctctacatgtatgttgaatCTGAAAGATTCAATCTACAATGTCATTCATCCAGTTTGCTAAAGTGGTCGACAGGCTTATTTGTTATTAATGTGATCGACAGGCTTATTTGTTGCTAATGTGGTCGACAGGCTTATTTGCTGCTAATGTGGTCGACAGGCTTATTTGTTGCTAATGTGGTTGACAGGCTTATTTGTTGCTAATGTGATCGACAGGCTTATTTGTtgctaagggctgttccagtaAAACATACATGGGGCGGGGGAAGGCACTTGAAAATTAGGATgaccacccatagaagtgatTTTGGTATGCTCCTATCCACCTATAGATccaaataatgaagttttatagacACCTATAGAAgcaaataatgaagttttatagacACCTATAGAAGCAAATAATGAAGATTTATAGACACCTAtagaaacaaataatgaagattTATAGTCACCTAtagaaacaaataatgaagcttTATAGACAACTATAGAGGCAAATAATGAAGCTTTATAGACACCTATAGAAgcaaataatgaagttttatagacACCTATAGAAgcaaataatgaagttttatagacACCTATAGAAGCAAATAATGAAGATTTATAGACACCTATAGAAGCAAATAATGAAGATTTATAGACACCTATAGAAgcaaataatgaagttttatagacACCTATAGAggcaaataatgaagttttatagaagcaaataatgaagttttatagacACCTATAGAAgcaaataatgaagttttatagacACCTATAGAGGCAAATAATGAAGCTTTATAGACACCTATAGAGGCAAATAATGAAGCTCTACAGACACCTAAAGAAGCAAATAATGAAGATTTATAGACACCTATAGAAGCAAATAATGAAGCTTTATAGACACCCATAGAAgcaaattgatttatttgaaaagtagaatttaaaatattcacaaattggtccccccccccccccatcatacAGCACAAAATACCTTTTCATCTTTTCATCTTgatatgaatttatttcagtattcagtacatgtacatgcaattccCTTTCAAGCATGATTGAATGCCAAGATTGCCTCTGTCATTCGTGTGTTCTGATGATTATTTACTCACAGATTACCTTGGTATATGGTTTCGTAAAATAACCGTCCATAGAAACAATTCTCATGCAAAAgccacccaccatagaatcaatatcccaccagtgtgaaacacccatagattttttaaaaaactgccTTCCCCTGGTACCCCATACAGCCCTAATGTGATCGGCAGGCTTATTTGTTGCTAATGTGATTGGCAGACTTATTTGTTGCTAATGTGATTGGCAGACTTATTTGTTGCTAATGTGGTCGACAGGCTTATTTGTTGCTAATGTGGTCGACAGGCTTATTTGTTGCTAATGTGGTCGACAGGCTTATTTGTTGCTAATGTGGTCGACAGGCTTATTTGTTGCTAATGTGGTCGACAGGCTTATTTGTTGCTAATGTGGTCGACAGGCTTATTTGTTGTTCTAATTCTGAATACCCACTATTTATCATGACACCACTTAATTGTTTCACgatatgatacccactatttaTCATGACACCACTTAATTGTTTCACgatatgatacccactatttaTCATGACACCACTTAATTGTTTCACgatatgatacccactatttatgatatgatacccactatttatgatatgatacccactatttatgatatgatacccactatttaTCATGACACCACTTAATTGTTTCACgatatgatacccactatttaTGATATGATACCCGCTATTTATgatatgatacccactatttatgatatgatacccactatttatgatatgatacccactatttaTCATGACACCACTTAATTGTTTCACgatatgatacccactatttaTGATATGATACCCGCTATTTATCATTACCTCACTTAATTCTTTCACgatatgatacccactatttaTGATATGATACTCGCTATTTATgatatgatacccactatttatgatatgatacccactatttatgatatgatacccactatttaTGATATGATACCCGCTATTTATgatatgatacccactatttatgatatgatacccactatttaTCATGACACCACTTAACTGTTTCACgatatgatacccactatttaTACCACTTAATTGTTTCACgatatgatacccactatttatgatatgatacccactatttatgatatgatacccactatttatgatatgatacccactatttaTCATGACACCACTTAATTGTTTCACgatatgatacccactatttatgatatgatacccactatttaTCATGACACCACTTAATTGTTTCACgatatgatacccactatttatgatatgatacccactatttaTCATGACACCACTTAATTGTTTCACgatatgatacccactatttaTGATATGATACCCGCTATTTATGATATGATACCCGCTATTTATCAAGACACCACTTAATTGTTTCACGATATGATACCCGCTATTTATCATGACACCACTTAATTGTTTCACgatatgatacccactatttaTCATTACCTCACTTAATTGTTTCACgatatgatacccactatttatgatatgatacccactatttaTCAAGACACCACTTAATTGTTTCACgatatgatacccactatttaTGATATGATACCCGCTATTTATCAAGACACCACTTAATTGTTTCACgatatgatacccactatttatgatatgatacccactatttaTCATGACACCACTTAATTGTTTCACgatatgatacccactatttaTGATATGATACCCGCTATTTATCATGACACCACTTAATTGTTTCACgatatgatacccactatttaTGATATGATACCCGCTATTTATCAAGACACCACTTAATTGTTTCACGATATGATACCCGCTATTTATCATGACACCACTTAATTGTTTCACgatatgatacccactatttaTTAAGACACCACTTAATTGTTTCATgatatgatacccactatttaTTATGACACCACTTAATTGTTTCACgatatgatacccactatttaTCATGACACCACTTAATTCTTTCACGATATGATACCCACCGGGAACTACAGGAATTAGTGATGCTACAGAGTACATGGCCAGATTTGGTACACACACTTGTTCAACAGCAAGTTCTTTTTGTAATGCATGTACAATGAATTTAACAAAGCTGCCTTATTCTTTTTTTGAATTAAATTCTATTCATTATTACCACAACCTGCGAGTTCTGGATGATCTAATGTATGAAATACATAACTGGAATAGTCATATTGAATAGTGGGTGcggatttgaacaaaatttgtaAGAAGGTCAAAATCACCCCTTTTGCATTTATATTCTTCAAAATATACAGCAGTAAAAATTAATTCGATATATGGTATTGGTTCATTAGATCTTGGACTACATACATCCAATATTGGGACCCTTTGACAGAAACTTCTTGTACAATTCAATCCTTCTTTGTTGTatgtttcattatttacattAATTCTATCCTCCTTACATTATTTGACTAAATAAATCATCTAAAACAAGAATAACTCTTAGAATTTGCAGAATGTCGAATTTTTTACAAGTCataaacgtttttttttttaaaatttcaaatcagCATGCCAGTGGATGTGCATgcgtacatgtattcaaataaatatcataCCTGGTTATTTGCATAAAACGACACATGATTGAATACACATCCAATTGTCTTGTATGGATACTTTGGCCTGTGCTGTTTGTCCATAGGTGGTGCATTAGGGTCAATTGGCAGATGAATGTACCTGTTTATGCAGTATCACCAATACATCATTTATACATAATACACTACCACTGGAGCTTGCAAATTCATACCTTACATACTAATACATAATTGTAATtctatctttatatattttgcACACCTCCCTTTACATTGCAAAAGTACATTAAGAAACGAAAACAGCTCACCAGAGCATAATTCTACAGTGTTAATAGATTCTGAGTCTTCATACCTGTGTCCATTTAGACTTTCCCAGAAGACAATGGTTCCTTCTACACTAATGGTGACAACCCATGCATGGACTGCTCCCTTAGACTTAGTCCCCACACAAACATAGGCATCCAGGCCAAAGCCCAGTAAAAGACTACAGAGCAGCAAGGCATGGTCCTCACAGTCCTACAATATATATGGACTGCATAAAGAGTCAAATGGCTTCTACAAATATTTTGGGACTATCCCATAAAAGGAATTATGGATATTTATTAGATATTGAccaaaataatttcacaaagaAACATGAAGGTCACAAAACACAAATTGAGATGCCTCTCTCGACTTTTTATCTTGGGCAAATAACTCATGAAAAAATCTATGAACGGGAAaaaagaggcccacaggccttatcggtcacctaaTATAGTAATatagtaagtagcgtataagtaatgtgaaattttaattgacaggtccgaaatcttcaacactagtctgaattttgCTGCTGTCATAGGTGAGAATCCACCcggtgacctggaccggtacatgtcctagtaaaaataaacaagtgaaatcgagagaacaaTGACCTATTCACCTATAtcttgttattttaagaacctgtggcttgaaatttggcatgcaggtagttaaaacattaatctatgcaggGAAAATGACAAACTACACATAGcgtacctagtttaagattttttaggcatttgaagggAGTGGTTAGTTTtcttatctgggtcagagttagacccctttctatatttatggtatcacatagttcgggcccaaaacgggcttagcccctgtggtatAAATCAGGACACAGAATTCTGATCCTCTACATGTTCAGTGTTATGGTTAAGCCTACCCCTTTGTTTCTACAGAGGAATGCGTGTGCATTGGTCCACTGTTCGGTCTTACTGCCAGCTCCTAAGGACTGCACTTTCTCATGGTGAATAAGACTCACAAAGCGAGCTGCATATCTGCTGGAGTCAAGCAGCCTGCCCCCTCTCAAAGGTTTTACATATGAATTCACAGGCCTGTTCACCATGTTCTCATCCTATCaacaaaaatacacaaaatggACTGTCAATTTGTATTATGGGACTATAATTTTAAATACAGGTCTTGACAAAAAATAGTAATTCAACCCAAAATTTTGCTTGTCTTCATATCATGCTGAACTGTTCATAGCAAATTCTTACTTGGGCGAATATTTTCACCAGTCTGTCCTGATGCGCTGGTCTGATCTGGAGGTACTCCTTCCACCACTGCTTGGCGTAGACGAGGAAAAGACGCTCCCTTTCAGCTTGCCTACTTTTTTCGAGACTTATCTGTGCAGCGACAACATCCTGGCCAAAATTTTTGGTTGATTTGGGAAAAAGCTCCATCATAATCTCTATAACTCCAGCTGGGACCTTGCTTTCATTTCCTGAGAATTTTAAGACAAGCACTCCCTTAATACTGTGATATTTTCTtataatgcctcgttcacacggatgcgcattaaattttactgcgcatcaaatttgatgcgaagtaaaataatgcgcattaaattaattcgaattaaatagcgttcacacagcggtaatatttaatgcaaagtaaactaatgtgcattaaattcgtatgtaTCTCCATTAAAGGGTGcgtgaaataaattaaagaatagactatgttattgaaaattattttgatagatattttaatgaatattgtgtagatacagaattctttgttcaaaacattatatacatgtagtatactacatgtttacaatttacatgcataactgatctacacatatggagttttgtcgtgtttatttatatgttcccaagaaattacttgttatttcctctgacgaccagcattcaatctagacaatatattgtttcttcatgggcccaattttaaaacttcggaacgtctttttcaccattccactgactactgttgtgacgtaatttttaattactaatacgtattacAAGTCTACTATGATGTCATGTGGTATAAAAGAATTAACAATGAGCagtatatttgttttaaaaaatgtaaaaaagaaaatcataatttattatcactattttaaaagatttttgaagtatttaaaaacaattccatCAACATGTATTACTCAGTTTGCCTATGCAGAtcacagatttacgtctgacgtacattatctaatgacatgctgtttgtacatgtttttagtgattattatcattttgcttagtttttcgtatAAATTAATTAGTTTTTACCATAAActgatatcaatatatatagctgaccatgggtatgatgcatgtgacccaaatttaccattacgcatgcgtgtacatttaatgcgaattagcttcgcttagcgttcacacggagctaatgcgaagtaaatttaattcgcattaaaccgtgacgtcaattttaattcgaagtaaactaatgcgcattaaaatctccgaaTGAaagcggttcagatttaattcgcattaacttacatttaatgcgaattaaattcttcatGTGAACGAGGCATATGAGACCCATGGGCAACAATGCTCAACTTAAGAGTCAAATTATATACTGAAAGAAAGCGCAGGTGGAGGATTCAATTGACCAATCAAACAATTAACTATCCACTCCATAAGGAAACAAGGGCTATGTGTTACCTATATAAACACCTGATGAACATAGCCGACCTAGTCCAAGATATTCAACATTATCATGGTAAGGTCCAAGCAGAAATCATTATATGCTTGAGTGATGGTGtgtatacgctaccaccactttgAGAgaccagggctcgaaattagcgagaaatactcgcaaaatgcgagtacatttgaaaaatagcgagtaaaaatagagtctgttttaccaagtcttccgttagttatttttatcagaatgtcAGGTTGTAgtgaggccaaaaataaaaattgatttgtttgatgtactccgaccgacccgtgaAAATCGCCCCTACccaataattttatattctcTAAGAAACT encodes the following:
- the LOC125663981 gene encoding centrosomal protein of 76 kDa-like, with the translated sequence MSLPTEKITELKQIIHSQLNQMDIQNKIRDILSDTIQQDFMGQSGKVGEEELLYKLKQQGLVDDILHQLQFRGQQGGTTPATHFLDRDDKVTQLPTKKVNIDPTRRYVYFQIKGGKAFLEHIDESDPMPGQVSSFFTFHIYFRGQRFKSRPVPCACEPQIDEGFLLELHKESSGEAGKMADASAMLSISDPIHIVLIKTEASGETSLVSSNFFEWRTVLASSGNRMSMMLELKGIGNESKVPAGVIEIMMELFPKSTKNFGQDVVAAQISLEKSRQAERERLFLVYAKQWWKEYLQIRPAHQDRLVKIFAQDENMVNRPVNSYVKPLRGGRLLDSSRYAARFVSLIHHEKVQSLGAGSKTEQWTNAHAFLCRNKGDCEDHALLLCSLLLGFGLDAYVCVGTKSKGAVHAWVVTISVEGTIVFWESLNGHRYIHLPIDPNAPPMDKQHRPKYPYKTIGCVFNHVSFYANNQPSDSVEVCKFNLSNEADWKSMSQDAILSVCGPGVSPTWPTMPPLCSSSLDPSLVSNDLEQQLRVMVYEHRRDLGLTTNFDDQLSYLLTPALAAYELERVTGISSGNEEFQDSIKQAVPDGHTFKGYPIQFSHRNARRAFATCLKSPVCEEIINCRGDHVRLGIRVKVYPYPENALATWIMFACKYKSVL